The Cellulomonas sp. P24 genome contains a region encoding:
- a CDS encoding XRE family transcriptional regulator translates to MAPTTTPPALDTLVLGRRIRHLRTARGMTLDELGAAIGRAASQVSVLENGHREPSLSLLTQVAATLDVTLAELLSTEPPSRRAALEVELERAQRGPLFASLGIPAVKVGKSLPTDALDALVRLKAEVQRLLTETAATPEEARRANAELRRTMRAQDNYFPDLEEHARRLLAATNHPGGPLSQRGTADIAAHLGFTLHYVHDLPHSTRSVTDLANGRIYLPHRISATSDPRSPLLQAIASHVLGHTEPKDYGDFLRQRVETNYLAAALLLPEEGTTAFLLEAKAERRLSIEDLRDAFAVPYETAAHRFTNLATRHLGLPVHFMKVHESGTLHKAYENDGVRFPSDALGAIEGQPVCKHWTARMVFGIADRFSPYYQLTDTPTGTFWCTSRVQGSSEGEFSVSVGVPFSHVRWFRGRETTARSVSRCPDASCCRQPPTELATRWADKSWPSARPHASTLAALPTGAFPGVDTTEVYQFLDRHAPAAS, encoded by the coding sequence ATGGCTCCGACGACGACGCCCCCGGCCCTCGACACCCTCGTGCTCGGTCGCCGCATCCGGCACCTACGGACCGCACGGGGGATGACCCTCGACGAGCTCGGTGCGGCCATCGGACGCGCCGCCTCCCAGGTCTCGGTGCTCGAGAACGGCCACCGGGAGCCGTCGCTCTCCCTGCTCACCCAGGTCGCCGCGACGCTCGACGTGACGCTCGCGGAGCTGCTGTCCACCGAGCCGCCCTCCCGCCGCGCGGCGCTCGAGGTCGAGCTCGAGCGCGCACAACGCGGACCGCTCTTCGCCTCTCTCGGCATCCCCGCCGTCAAGGTCGGCAAGTCGCTGCCGACGGACGCGCTCGATGCTCTGGTGCGACTCAAGGCCGAGGTGCAGCGCCTGCTCACCGAGACCGCGGCCACCCCCGAGGAGGCCCGCCGCGCGAACGCCGAGCTCCGCAGGACGATGCGCGCCCAGGACAACTACTTCCCGGACCTCGAGGAGCACGCACGTCGGCTGCTCGCCGCCACGAACCACCCGGGAGGCCCGCTGTCGCAGCGCGGGACGGCGGACATCGCCGCGCACCTCGGCTTCACGCTGCACTACGTGCACGACCTCCCGCACTCGACCCGGTCGGTCACCGACCTCGCGAACGGCCGCATCTACCTGCCGCACCGGATCTCCGCGACGAGCGACCCGCGGTCACCGCTGCTCCAGGCGATCGCGAGCCACGTGCTCGGGCACACCGAGCCGAAGGACTACGGCGACTTCCTGCGGCAACGCGTCGAGACGAACTACCTCGCGGCGGCCCTGCTGCTGCCCGAGGAGGGCACGACGGCGTTCCTGCTCGAGGCCAAGGCCGAGCGCCGGCTGTCGATCGAGGACCTGCGGGACGCGTTCGCGGTCCCGTACGAGACCGCCGCGCACCGGTTCACCAACCTCGCGACACGGCACCTCGGGCTGCCCGTGCACTTCATGAAGGTCCACGAGAGCGGGACGTTGCACAAGGCCTACGAGAACGACGGCGTGCGCTTCCCGTCCGACGCGCTCGGGGCGATCGAGGGGCAGCCCGTGTGCAAGCACTGGACGGCGCGCATGGTGTTCGGGATCGCCGACCGGTTCAGCCCCTACTACCAGCTCACGGACACGCCGACGGGAACCTTCTGGTGCACGTCGCGGGTGCAGGGCTCCTCGGAGGGTGAGTTCTCCGTGAGTGTCGGGGTGCCGTTCAGTCATGTGCGCTGGTTCCGGGGCCGCGAGACGACCGCGCGCTCGGTCTCGCGCTGCCCCGATGCGTCGTGCTGCCGGCAGCCACCGACCGAGCTGGCGACCCGCTGGGCGGACAAGTCGTGGCCGAGCGCACGGCCGCATGCGAGCACCCTCGCCGCGCTGCCGACCGGCGCGTTCCCCGGCGTCGACACGACCGAGGTGTACCAGTTCCTCGACCGCCACGCGCCTGCGGCGTCGTGA
- the aceB gene encoding malate synthase A, whose product MSTPTLSPTTPHRPTSPATTANALRTSTPRLEITGPDTPGIDEVLTPDALAFVTELHTRFAGPRHDLLLARQRRRERFANGVDPDFRRETAHIRADPSWRVAGPGPGLEDRRVEITGPTDRKMTVNALNSGARVWLADLEDATSPTWENIIGGQANLAAAIRGRIDFTSADGREYRVGPTTPTIVMRPRGWHLTEKHLRFTDRAGQSTPASGSLVDAGLYLFHNAQALIDAGRGPYLYLPKLEGYLEARLWDEVFTFTEERLGIPHGTIRATVLIETITAAFEMEEILYELKDHCAGLNAGRWDYIFSIIKNFRQRGRRFVLPDRSRVTMTVPFMRSYTELLVATCHRRGAHAIGGMSAFIPNRRDGDVTARALDQVRADKEREAGQGYDGTWVAHPDLVAVAREAFDAVLGDRPDQRDRLREDVRVTAADLLDIPSAGGSEPGAVTDAGLRGNIRVALRYLESWLRGTGAVAIDDLMEDAATAEIARSQVWQWIHQGIVTAEGTRIDAALAEAVLDVVLAGLPRTEGDRFDDAADLFRQVALAEEYPPFLTVPAYAQYLVERG is encoded by the coding sequence ATGAGCACCCCGACGCTGTCCCCGACCACCCCGCACCGTCCGACGTCGCCCGCGACGACCGCCAACGCCCTGCGCACCTCGACCCCGCGCCTCGAGATCACCGGCCCGGACACCCCGGGCATCGACGAGGTCCTGACCCCGGACGCGCTGGCGTTCGTCACCGAGCTGCACACGCGGTTCGCCGGACCCCGCCACGACCTCCTCCTGGCCCGTCAGCGCCGTCGCGAGCGGTTCGCGAACGGGGTCGACCCCGACTTCCGCCGGGAGACCGCGCACATCCGCGCCGACCCGAGCTGGCGCGTCGCCGGCCCGGGGCCCGGGCTGGAGGACCGGCGCGTCGAGATCACCGGCCCGACGGACCGCAAGATGACCGTCAACGCGCTGAACTCCGGCGCGCGCGTCTGGCTCGCCGACCTCGAGGACGCGACCTCTCCCACCTGGGAGAACATCATCGGCGGCCAGGCCAACCTGGCCGCAGCGATCCGCGGTCGGATCGACTTCACGTCGGCCGACGGGCGCGAGTACCGCGTCGGGCCGACGACGCCGACGATCGTCATGCGGCCGCGCGGCTGGCACCTGACCGAGAAGCACCTGCGGTTCACCGACCGCGCGGGGCAGTCCACCCCGGCCTCCGGGAGCCTGGTCGACGCCGGGCTGTATCTGTTCCACAACGCGCAGGCCCTGATCGACGCCGGCCGCGGCCCGTACCTGTACCTGCCGAAGCTCGAGGGCTACCTCGAGGCGCGGCTGTGGGACGAGGTCTTCACGTTCACCGAGGAGCGCCTCGGGATCCCGCACGGGACGATCCGCGCGACGGTGCTGATCGAGACCATCACGGCGGCCTTCGAGATGGAGGAGATCCTCTACGAGCTGAAGGACCACTGCGCGGGGCTGAACGCCGGACGCTGGGACTACATCTTCAGCATCATCAAGAACTTCCGGCAGCGCGGCCGGCGGTTCGTGCTGCCCGACCGGTCACGGGTCACGATGACCGTCCCGTTCATGCGGTCGTACACCGAGCTGCTCGTCGCCACGTGCCACCGCCGCGGTGCGCACGCGATCGGCGGGATGTCGGCGTTCATCCCGAACCGCCGGGACGGCGACGTCACCGCGCGGGCGCTCGACCAGGTCCGCGCCGACAAGGAGCGCGAGGCCGGGCAGGGCTACGACGGGACCTGGGTCGCGCACCCGGACCTGGTGGCCGTCGCCCGGGAGGCCTTCGACGCGGTGCTCGGCGATCGCCCGGACCAGCGCGACCGGTTGCGGGAGGACGTCCGGGTGACGGCGGCGGACCTGCTCGACATCCCGTCGGCGGGTGGCAGCGAGCCGGGTGCGGTGACGGACGCCGGTCTGCGCGGCAACATCCGCGTCGCGCTGCGGTACCTGGAGTCGTGGCTGCGCGGCACGGGCGCGGTGGCGATCGACGACCTCATGGAAGACGCCGCGACGGCCGAGATCGCCCGGTCGCAGGTGTGGCAGTGGATCCACCAGGGGATCGTCACCGCGGAGGGGACGCGCATCGACGCGGCGCTCGCCGAGGCCGTGCTCGACGTCGTCCTGGCCGGGCTGCCGCGCACCGAGGGCGACCGGTTCGACGACGCGGCGGACCTGTTCCGTCAGGTCGCTCTCGCCGAGGAGTACCCGCCGTTCCTGACGGTGCCGGCGTACGCGCAGTACCTCGTCGAGCGGGGCTGA
- a CDS encoding ROK family transcriptional regulator, with product MTPPPWPPKSGASRAVALQILRYGPLSRSEVARRLDLSQGSLTRLSAPLLESGLLVEADEQPTGRVGRGSRPLDVVAESHHFVGIKLTGERAFGVATNLRSEVAAEADAPLASRDPGAVADTLASLTRELADAVPSVTALGIGLGGLVLDSSVVARAPFLDWVDAPLGRLVEERTGLPTVVGNDLTALTEFEHWFGAGQGLDRFAIVTLGAAVGYGTVIHDRIVLGPDSGVGLVGHWPLDPLGPLCPDGHRGCAQSILTMPSITRLLSEALGRPVDYDDALDLAEAGDPAARAIVDQGGHGLGRLIAAVANLTLAERVLIGGEGARLAEVASDAVQAGIRLDRDRRASPVDVVVHLADTRKWCRGAAVLAIQRYVLGMDDGDL from the coding sequence GTGACGCCACCACCCTGGCCCCCCAAGAGCGGGGCCTCGAGAGCCGTTGCCCTCCAGATCCTGCGCTACGGGCCGCTCTCCCGCTCGGAGGTCGCACGTCGGCTCGACCTGTCGCAGGGCTCGCTCACCCGGCTCAGCGCACCGCTCCTCGAGTCCGGGCTGCTCGTCGAGGCGGACGAGCAGCCGACCGGACGTGTCGGCCGCGGGTCACGCCCGCTCGACGTCGTCGCCGAGTCCCACCACTTCGTCGGGATCAAGCTCACCGGTGAGCGCGCGTTCGGCGTCGCCACGAACCTCCGCTCCGAGGTGGCCGCCGAGGCCGACGCCCCGCTCGCCTCGCGCGACCCGGGCGCCGTCGCCGACACCCTCGCGTCGCTGACCCGCGAGCTCGCCGACGCCGTGCCGTCCGTCACCGCCCTCGGCATCGGGCTCGGCGGCCTCGTGCTCGACTCCTCGGTGGTCGCGCGCGCGCCGTTCCTCGACTGGGTCGACGCGCCGCTCGGCAGGCTCGTCGAGGAACGCACCGGGCTGCCGACGGTGGTCGGCAACGACCTCACGGCCCTCACCGAGTTCGAGCACTGGTTCGGCGCCGGCCAGGGGCTCGACCGGTTCGCGATCGTCACCCTCGGCGCCGCGGTCGGGTACGGCACCGTGATCCACGACCGCATCGTGCTCGGCCCCGACTCCGGGGTGGGGCTCGTCGGTCACTGGCCGCTCGACCCGCTCGGCCCGCTGTGCCCCGACGGTCACCGCGGCTGCGCGCAGAGCATCCTCACGATGCCGTCGATCACGCGCCTGCTCTCCGAGGCGCTCGGCCGCCCGGTGGACTACGACGACGCCCTCGACCTCGCCGAGGCCGGCGACCCGGCCGCCCGCGCGATCGTCGACCAGGGCGGTCACGGCCTCGGCCGGCTGATCGCCGCGGTCGCCAACCTCACGCTCGCCGAGCGCGTCCTGATCGGCGGCGAGGGAGCCCGCCTCGCCGAGGTCGCCAGCGACGCGGTCCAGGCCGGCATCCGCCTGGACCGGGACCGTCGCGCCTCACCCGTCGACGTCGTCGTGCACCTCGCCGACACCCGGAAGTGGTGCCGCGGTGCTGCCGTGCTGGCCATCCAGCGCTACGTGCTCGGGATGGACGACGGCGACCTCTGA